In one window of Deltaproteobacteria bacterium DNA:
- a CDS encoding sensor histidine kinase, producing the protein MLSRVDRVGWRALVSARAWMLLWIPIALVSAAHYTTGTSFHWLHDIFRRLYYIPIILGAFVFGRPGALGASIAASIAYAPHAFTTFFVQDPAHGTEKVLEILLYNVVAFITGTLADREHRERVRQEETAHRLRESLEDVRLMERQLIRAGRLQSLGEMTAGLAHEIKNPLASLKGAVEIISDEISEMSPRRKMVEILRKEIDRLNDLLERFLSFARPSGLHRADVPLAEVAAHAIALVESTSRVGGVTVALAPGEDSVVVSGDRDKIAQVVFNLLINAVQATVSGGTVRVRCERATRARRSFGVLVVEDTGPGLAEEIREKIFDPFFTTKEDGTGLGLSIAARIADEHQGFIEADNRPEGGAVFRLLLPLS; encoded by the coding sequence TTGCTGTCACGCGTCGATCGGGTGGGGTGGCGAGCGCTCGTGTCGGCGCGGGCGTGGATGCTGCTGTGGATCCCCATCGCACTCGTCTCCGCCGCGCACTACACGACGGGTACCTCGTTTCACTGGCTGCACGACATCTTCCGCCGGCTCTACTACATCCCCATCATCCTCGGCGCGTTCGTCTTCGGGCGACCGGGAGCGCTGGGGGCCTCGATCGCGGCGTCGATCGCCTACGCACCGCACGCCTTCACCACGTTTTTCGTGCAGGACCCCGCGCACGGCACGGAGAAAGTGCTCGAGATCCTGCTCTACAACGTCGTCGCGTTTATCACGGGAACGCTGGCCGATCGCGAGCACCGCGAACGAGTGCGTCAGGAGGAGACGGCACACAGGCTTCGGGAATCGCTCGAGGATGTGCGTCTCATGGAGCGGCAACTCATCCGCGCGGGGCGCTTGCAGTCGCTGGGTGAGATGACCGCCGGGCTCGCGCACGAGATCAAGAATCCGCTGGCGTCGCTCAAGGGTGCGGTCGAAATCATCTCCGACGAAATTTCCGAAATGTCGCCCCGGCGGAAGATGGTGGAGATCCTGCGCAAGGAAATCGACCGCCTCAACGATCTGCTGGAGAGGTTTCTCAGTTTCGCGCGGCCCTCGGGACTCCATCGCGCGGATGTGCCGCTCGCGGAGGTGGCCGCGCACGCCATCGCGCTCGTCGAATCGACCTCGCGAGTTGGCGGCGTCACCGTTGCGCTGGCGCCCGGCGAGGATTCGGTCGTCGTATCGGGGGATCGCGACAAGATCGCGCAGGTGGTCTTCAACCTGCTCATCAACGCGGTACAGGCGACCGTGAGCGGCGGCACGGTCAGGGTGCGCTGCGAACGCGCCACACGCGCGCGTCGCAGTTTCGGGGTACTGGTGGTCGAAGATACCGGTCCGGGTCTCGCCGAGGAAATCCGCGAAAAGATCTTCGATCCGTTTTTCACGACGAAGGAAGACGGAACCGGTCTCGGTCTTTCCATCGCGGCGCGCATCGCCGACGAGCATCAGGGATTCATCGAGGCCGACAACCGGCCTGAGGGCGGCGCGGTCTTTCGTCTCCTTCTCCCGCTTTCTTAA
- a CDS encoding TolC family protein, with protein sequence MIHKSVVWTVVIAGLAFVAGGWASADESAPPIEELVAAALANSPMIAAQRARLGAALEFVSPAGALEDPMLETGGAFAVMDGEPEFSTATLELSQEIPLGGQRGMRRDAASADADARRVALVRTEREIAMNVRMAYAELYELDREIAYLAAAREHLKLISAAAAARYAAGESDQEALLKAQIAVSRLMERQAELDSERAVLVAEMNRLLDRSGDAPLGTVAGLPEIEWPAWADESVAPTTPDVREREAGIEASEHRRDAAKKDLWPDLIVGVGGGVERNWVDGGQMPMGMARLGITLPIWQAARQRPMIRAAEQERAMAAAEKRDAEATARSALTRLRAGWQKTNRQVTLFREAIVPQTHAALDAARAAYLAGRGDFSMVVEDFNMWLDARVELAGREAERYRIWSELDALRPMDAGGK encoded by the coding sequence ATGATTCACAAATCCGTCGTCTGGACCGTGGTCATCGCCGGCCTCGCATTCGTTGCAGGCGGATGGGCTTCCGCGGATGAATCCGCGCCGCCGATCGAAGAACTGGTCGCAGCCGCGCTCGCGAACTCGCCCATGATTGCGGCGCAGCGTGCGCGACTCGGCGCGGCGCTCGAATTCGTCTCCCCCGCGGGTGCGCTCGAAGATCCGATGCTCGAGACTGGGGGGGCCTTTGCGGTGATGGACGGCGAGCCGGAATTTTCGACGGCGACGCTGGAACTGAGCCAGGAGATTCCGCTCGGCGGTCAACGCGGAATGAGGCGGGACGCGGCCTCCGCCGACGCCGATGCGCGGCGCGTCGCTCTCGTGCGCACCGAGCGCGAGATCGCCATGAACGTGCGCATGGCCTACGCGGAACTCTACGAACTCGACCGCGAGATCGCGTACCTCGCGGCCGCGCGCGAACACCTGAAACTGATTTCGGCCGCCGCCGCCGCGCGCTACGCCGCGGGCGAGTCCGATCAGGAGGCGCTGCTCAAGGCGCAGATCGCCGTGTCGCGGTTGATGGAGCGCCAGGCTGAGCTCGACTCCGAACGCGCGGTGCTCGTCGCCGAAATGAACCGCCTGCTCGACCGGTCCGGCGACGCGCCGCTCGGAACCGTCGCCGGGCTTCCCGAGATCGAGTGGCCGGCGTGGGCCGACGAGAGTGTCGCTCCGACCACTCCCGACGTGCGCGAGCGCGAGGCGGGGATTGAGGCTTCGGAGCATCGGCGCGACGCGGCGAAAAAGGATCTGTGGCCCGATCTGATCGTCGGTGTGGGCGGCGGTGTCGAGCGCAACTGGGTGGACGGCGGGCAAATGCCGATGGGCATGGCACGGCTCGGCATCACGTTGCCGATCTGGCAGGCCGCGCGGCAGCGTCCCATGATCCGCGCCGCCGAGCAGGAGCGCGCGATGGCCGCGGCCGAAAAACGCGACGCGGAGGCCACGGCGCGATCAGCCCTGACGAGGCTTCGCGCGGGTTGGCAGAAGACGAATCGCCAGGTGACGCTCTTTCGCGAGGCCATCGTCCCGCAGACGCACGCCGCTCTCGACGCCGCTCGCGCGGCTTATCTGGCGGGGCGCGGCGATTTTTCGATGGTCGTCGAAGACTTCAACATGTGGCTCGACGCCCGCGTGGAACTCGCGGGCCGGGAAGCCGAGCGCTATCGGATCTGGTCGGAGCTCGACGCGCTGCGCCCCATGGATGCGGGCGGGAAATAG
- a CDS encoding efflux RND transporter periplasmic adaptor subunit, producing MSRRTTFILFACVLLVAAALVAGCGASSDTAKKFHCPMHPTYISDRQGDCPICGMRLVPIESESDHVSATPAPATHDVYTCPMHAQVVSDEPGECPICGMDLVKRESAPDAHAGHDAAGGVDGMSTVELAGTALNLSGIKTAIARRDRLAGSVRAVGTVAADERRVRVVHTKVEGYVEKLHANFTGGQVRRGDPIMAIFSPELLATQQEYLRAYKTAQQFAASSIEEVQEGGKELIAASRRRLELFDVPESFIHQLETTGESKRTVTLVAPVSGYVTGKDVFEGQRVEPGMPLYTVTDLSRVWVEVDIYEYEARRVTVGAPATIALAFDPDTRIAAKVAYVNPTLNAESRTLKVRFDVPNPKLVLKPGMFANVELETGGDEGIVIPDSAVLDTGARQVVFVETAPGQYEPREVKVVAKSNDMVQISEGVRDGERVVTTANFLLDSESRIKAAIAGSGGDASHAH from the coding sequence ATGAGTCGACGAACAACCTTCATTCTTTTCGCATGCGTGCTGCTCGTCGCGGCGGCGCTCGTCGCCGGGTGCGGTGCGTCGAGCGATACGGCGAAAAAGTTCCACTGCCCCATGCACCCAACCTACATTTCCGATCGCCAGGGCGATTGCCCGATCTGCGGAATGCGCCTCGTACCGATCGAAAGCGAATCGGACCACGTGAGCGCCACCCCCGCGCCCGCGACGCACGACGTGTACACTTGCCCGATGCACGCGCAGGTCGTTTCGGACGAGCCGGGCGAGTGCCCCATCTGCGGTATGGATCTGGTGAAACGCGAAAGCGCGCCGGACGCCCACGCCGGCCACGACGCGGCGGGCGGGGTGGACGGCATGTCGACGGTAGAACTCGCGGGAACGGCGCTGAACCTTTCGGGAATCAAGACCGCCATCGCAAGACGCGATCGCCTCGCGGGGTCGGTGCGTGCGGTGGGAACGGTCGCGGCCGACGAGCGGCGCGTGCGCGTCGTGCACACCAAGGTCGAGGGCTACGTCGAGAAACTCCACGCAAATTTCACGGGCGGGCAGGTGCGCCGAGGCGATCCGATCATGGCGATCTTCTCGCCGGAACTCCTCGCCACGCAGCAGGAATACCTGCGCGCGTACAAGACGGCGCAGCAGTTCGCGGCGTCGTCCATCGAAGAGGTGCAGGAGGGCGGCAAGGAGCTCATCGCAGCGTCGCGACGGCGTTTGGAACTCTTTGACGTGCCCGAAAGCTTCATCCATCAACTCGAAACAACGGGCGAGTCAAAGCGCACCGTGACGCTCGTCGCGCCGGTGTCCGGTTACGTGACGGGCAAAGACGTCTTTGAAGGGCAACGCGTCGAGCCGGGGATGCCGCTGTACACGGTGACCGATCTGTCGCGCGTGTGGGTGGAGGTGGACATCTACGAGTACGAGGCGCGGCGGGTCACGGTCGGAGCGCCCGCGACGATCGCGCTCGCCTTCGATCCCGACACGCGGATCGCGGCGAAGGTCGCGTACGTCAATCCGACGCTGAACGCCGAGAGCCGCACGCTGAAGGTGCGTTTCGATGTGCCGAATCCCAAACTCGTTCTCAAGCCCGGGATGTTCGCAAACGTCGAACTCGAAACCGGCGGCGACGAGGGCATCGTGATTCCCGACTCGGCCGTGCTCGACACCGGCGCACGGCAGGTCGTGTTCGTCGAGACGGCGCCGGGCCAATACGAGCCGCGCGAGGTGAAGGTCGTCGCGAAGTCGAACGACATGGTGCAAATCAGCGAAGGCGTGCGCGACGGTGAGCGCGTCGTGACGACCGCGAACTTCCTGCTCGATTCCGAGTCGCGCATCAAGGCCGCCATCGCCGGATCGGGCGGCGATGCGAGCCATGCGCACTGA
- a CDS encoding efflux RND transporter permease subunit, producing MIKRIIEFSATNRALVLIGVGTLVALSIYTLKVIRLDALPDLSDTQVIIYSKWDRSPDIIEDQVTYPIVSALLGAPQVKAIRGFSDFGFSYVYVIFHDGTDIYWARSRVMEYLSKIQARLPDGVQTELGPDATGVGWVFQYALVDKSGTHSLDELRSYQDWHLRYALQSVPGVAEVASIGGYVRQYQITVDPNRLAAYGVMIDEVMMAVKASNNEVGGRLIEWAGAEYMVRGKGYAKSIADFEQIVVKANGGVPVLLRDVANVAIGPEMRRGISDLDGQGDAVGGIVVMRHGENALNVIERVKEKIASLGPALPPGVEIVTTYDRSDLIHRAIETLRDKLLEEMIIVSLVIMLFLWHVPSSIVPIITIPVSVILSFIPLYLMGITVNIMSLAGIAISIGVLVDGAIVEVENAYNRIYHWKTDRKRRMEAGEPVGDEDVEFHHVRLEALKEVGPSVFFSLLVIAVAFLPIFTLVDQEGRLFKPLAYSKNLAMALAALLAITLDPALRMLFARIRPFEFRPRALARVASATFVGRYHSEEQHPISRAIFRVYEPVCRAVLRHPYKTIGAAFGLVALSLPMYFRLGTEFMPPLHEGSILYMPTTLPGISVTQARELLDTQDRVLKSFPEVERVFGKAGRAETSTDPAPFSMMETTVILKPEHEWRAKPRWYSPWAPAWVQAVLRPIWRDRISWDELIDEMDRAMRIPGVTNAWTMPIKARIDMLSTGVRTPIGIKVFGDDLAEIERVGTRLEGILRDVPGTRSVFAERVAGGYFVDFEPRRDEMARLGVTIESLQTVIMTAIGGENVTTTIEGRERYPVNIRYPAELRDDVDQLGRVLVATPTMAQVPLAQLADIRLVQGPSMLRNENGFLAGYVYVDIEGRDIGGYVADAKRAVAAHLERTPGVSLQWSGQFENMLRVRERLRIVVPITLVLIFLLLYFNTRSAFKSAVVMLAVPFSAIGAIWLFYLLDYNVSIAAWVGMIALLGLDAETGVFMLLFLDLSYDEAKRRGELRSESELDEAIVHGAVKRARPKMMTVASAFMGLLPIMWSTATGTDVMKRIAAPMIGGLATSFILELVVYPAIYKVWKQRTDMKRAALQSGSVSPAA from the coding sequence GTGATCAAGCGGATCATCGAATTTTCCGCCACGAATCGCGCGCTGGTGCTGATCGGCGTGGGGACTCTCGTCGCGCTCTCGATCTACACCCTCAAGGTGATTCGGCTCGACGCGCTGCCGGACCTCTCCGACACGCAGGTCATCATCTACTCCAAGTGGGATCGCAGCCCCGACATCATCGAGGATCAGGTCACGTATCCCATCGTCTCCGCGCTGCTCGGCGCGCCGCAGGTCAAGGCGATTCGCGGATTTTCGGACTTCGGTTTCTCGTACGTGTACGTGATCTTTCACGACGGCACCGACATCTACTGGGCACGCAGCCGCGTAATGGAATACCTGTCGAAAATTCAGGCGCGGTTGCCGGACGGCGTGCAGACGGAACTCGGCCCCGACGCGACCGGCGTCGGCTGGGTGTTTCAGTACGCACTTGTCGACAAGTCGGGCACGCACTCGCTCGACGAGCTACGTTCGTACCAGGACTGGCACTTGCGCTACGCGCTGCAATCTGTGCCCGGCGTGGCCGAGGTCGCGTCGATCGGCGGCTACGTGCGCCAATACCAGATCACGGTCGATCCCAACCGCCTCGCGGCCTACGGCGTCATGATCGACGAGGTGATGATGGCCGTGAAGGCGTCGAACAACGAGGTCGGCGGGCGGCTGATCGAGTGGGCCGGCGCGGAATACATGGTGCGCGGCAAAGGCTACGCAAAGAGCATCGCGGACTTCGAGCAGATCGTCGTCAAGGCGAACGGCGGCGTGCCCGTGCTGCTGCGCGACGTGGCGAACGTGGCGATCGGCCCGGAGATGCGGCGCGGCATTTCGGATCTCGACGGCCAGGGCGACGCGGTCGGCGGCATCGTGGTGATGCGCCACGGCGAGAACGCGCTGAACGTGATCGAGCGCGTGAAGGAAAAGATCGCATCGCTCGGGCCGGCGCTGCCGCCGGGCGTGGAGATCGTGACGACCTACGATCGCTCCGACCTCATCCACCGGGCGATCGAGACGCTGCGCGACAAGCTGCTCGAAGAGATGATCATCGTCTCGCTCGTCATCATGCTCTTCCTGTGGCACGTGCCGTCTTCCATCGTTCCGATCATCACGATTCCCGTCTCGGTGATCCTCTCGTTCATCCCGCTTTATCTCATGGGGATCACGGTCAACATCATGTCGCTCGCGGGCATCGCCATCAGTATCGGCGTACTGGTGGACGGCGCGATCGTCGAGGTCGAAAACGCGTACAATCGCATCTACCACTGGAAAACCGATCGAAAACGCCGAATGGAAGCGGGCGAGCCGGTCGGCGACGAGGACGTCGAGTTCCACCACGTTCGTCTCGAAGCGCTGAAAGAAGTCGGCCCGTCGGTCTTCTTCTCGCTGCTCGTCATCGCCGTCGCGTTCCTGCCGATCTTCACGCTGGTCGATCAGGAAGGCCGGCTCTTCAAGCCGCTCGCGTATTCCAAGAACCTCGCGATGGCGCTCGCGGCGCTGCTCGCGATCACGCTCGATCCCGCGCTGCGCATGCTTTTCGCGCGCATCCGCCCCTTCGAGTTTCGGCCGCGCGCGCTCGCCCGCGTCGCGTCAGCGACGTTCGTCGGCCGGTACCACTCCGAAGAGCAACACCCGATCAGCCGCGCGATCTTCCGCGTGTACGAGCCGGTCTGCCGAGCGGTGCTGCGTCATCCGTACAAGACGATCGGCGCGGCGTTCGGCCTCGTCGCGCTCAGCCTGCCGATGTACTTCCGGCTCGGCACCGAGTTCATGCCGCCGCTGCATGAGGGCTCGATCCTCTACATGCCCACCACGCTGCCCGGCATCTCCGTGACGCAGGCGCGCGAACTGCTCGACACGCAGGACCGTGTTCTCAAATCGTTCCCCGAGGTCGAGCGCGTGTTCGGCAAGGCGGGTCGCGCGGAAACCTCCACCGATCCCGCGCCGTTTTCGATGATGGAAACGACGGTGATCCTGAAGCCGGAACACGAATGGCGCGCGAAGCCGCGCTGGTATTCGCCGTGGGCGCCCGCGTGGGTTCAGGCGGTGCTGCGTCCCATCTGGCGCGACCGCATCTCGTGGGACGAGCTGATCGACGAGATGGACCGCGCGATGCGCATTCCCGGCGTCACGAACGCGTGGACCATGCCCATCAAGGCGCGCATCGACATGCTCTCGACCGGCGTGCGCACGCCCATCGGCATCAAGGTCTTCGGTGACGACCTCGCCGAGATCGAACGCGTCGGCACGCGGCTCGAAGGCATTTTGCGCGACGTGCCCGGCACGCGCAGCGTTTTCGCCGAGCGCGTGGCTGGCGGGTACTTCGTCGATTTCGAGCCGCGCCGCGACGAGATGGCGCGCCTCGGCGTGACGATCGAGTCGCTGCAAACGGTCATCATGACGGCGATCGGCGGCGAGAATGTTACGACGACCATCGAGGGCCGCGAGCGCTATCCCGTCAACATCCGCTACCCGGCGGAACTGCGCGACGACGTGGACCAGCTCGGCCGCGTGCTCGTCGCTACGCCCACGATGGCGCAGGTGCCGCTGGCGCAGCTCGCCGACATCCGGCTCGTGCAGGGTCCGTCGATGCTGCGCAACGAAAACGGATTCCTCGCGGGCTACGTGTACGTGGACATCGAGGGCCGCGACATCGGCGGCTACGTCGCCGACGCAAAAAGGGCCGTGGCGGCGCATCTCGAGCGCACGCCGGGTGTATCGCTGCAATGGAGCGGTCAGTTCGAGAACATGCTACGCGTGCGGGAGCGGCTGCGGATCGTCGTGCCGATCACGCTCGTGCTCATCTTTTTGCTGCTGTATTTCAACACGCGCAGTGCGTTCAAATCCGCCGTCGTGATGCTCGCGGTGCCGTTTTCGGCGATCGGCGCGATCTGGCTTTTCTACCTGCTCGACTACAACGTCTCGATCGCGGCGTGGGTGGGCATGATCGCGCTGCTCGGCCTCGACGCCGAGACGGGCGTCTTCATGCTGCTTTTCCTCGACCTGTCGTATGACGAGGCGAAGCGTCGCGGCGAATTGCGGAGCGAATCCGAACTCGACGAGGCGATCGTTCACGGCGCGGTTAAGCGCGCCCGCCCGAAGATGATGACGGTAGCCTCCGCCTTTATGGGCCTACTGCCGATCATGTGGTCCACGGCGACCGGCACCGATGTGATGAAACGCATCGCCGCGCCGATGATCGGCGGCCTCGCCACGTCATTCATCCTCGAACTCGTTGTGTATCCCGCCATCTACAAGGTGTGGAAGCAGCGGACCGACATGAAACGGGCGGCGTTGCAATCGGGCTCTGTTTCCCCGGCGGCGTGA
- a CDS encoding diacylglycerol kinase family lipid kinase, producing MSDFRTMLIVNPNSANGATKRNWTRIETAVRARLPVFDTRMTERPGDATTLARRAIHDGYEMIVSVGGDGTNNEIVNGFIENDRVINPDAVFATIPQGTGGDFRRTIGVPKDFREAAAFLPGRDAKRIDVGRMTLVKKSGEPAVRYFINIASFGVGGLIDDTVNRTTKALGGFASFLMGSVRAMAAYKNQRVRIRVDGRDMGERTIFSVAVANGRYFGGGMMGAPSAEIDDGLFDVLFMGDLGAYDRYVRLMSIYRGEHLKMTKIETLRAKCVEAEADEPVYHDVDGEGLGTLPSRYDIQPSAIRLKLRAGSGA from the coding sequence ATGTCCGACTTCCGGACCATGCTGATCGTCAATCCCAACTCGGCCAACGGCGCGACGAAGCGCAACTGGACCCGGATCGAAACAGCCGTGCGTGCTCGCCTGCCGGTCTTCGATACCCGCATGACGGAACGCCCCGGCGACGCGACGACGCTCGCGCGTCGGGCCATCCACGATGGCTACGAGATGATCGTCTCGGTCGGCGGCGACGGCACGAACAACGAGATCGTCAACGGGTTTATCGAGAACGACCGCGTCATCAATCCCGATGCCGTCTTCGCGACGATTCCGCAGGGCACCGGAGGCGACTTTCGGCGCACCATCGGTGTTCCCAAGGACTTTCGCGAAGCGGCGGCATTTCTTCCCGGCCGCGACGCGAAGCGCATTGACGTGGGACGCATGACGCTCGTGAAGAAGAGCGGTGAGCCCGCAGTGCGTTACTTCATCAACATTGCGAGCTTCGGGGTCGGCGGGCTGATCGACGACACGGTGAACCGCACGACGAAGGCTCTGGGCGGCTTCGCGAGTTTCCTCATGGGCTCGGTTCGCGCCATGGCGGCGTACAAGAACCAACGCGTGCGCATTCGCGTCGACGGTCGCGACATGGGCGAACGCACGATCTTTTCCGTTGCCGTCGCGAATGGCCGCTATTTTGGCGGCGGTATGATGGGCGCGCCGAGCGCCGAAATCGACGACGGCCTGTTCGACGTGCTCTTCATGGGAGACCTGGGCGCGTACGACCGATACGTCCGGCTCATGTCGATCTACAGGGGCGAACACCTGAAGATGACGAAGATCGAGACGCTTCGCGCCAAATGCGTCGAAGCCGAGGCCGACGAGCCCGTCTATCACGACGTGGACGGCGAGGGGCTCGGCACGTTGCCGTCTCGCTACGACATTCAGCCGTCCGCGATCCGACTCAAGCTGCGCGCCGGGAGCGGGGCATGA
- a CDS encoding carbon-nitrogen hydrolase codes for MTIARVGLVQMECSETVEINRDRAETGIRECVARGANVVCLQELFTTPYFCRELRERYFDWAEPLDGPTTARFIDLARELGVVLVLPFFEKRAAGLYHNSAVVIDADGAVRGAYRKMHIPHDPGFEEKYYFSPGDLGFRVFDTAAGRVAVLICWDQWFPEGARLAALAGAHLVFYPTAIGWKPAKPDEYAAYLDAWMTGMRAHAIHNGLFVVAVNRVGIEHEVRFWGHSFVADPLGRVIGVAGEGAENSVVDCDLDLIETTRRGWPFLRDRRIDAYTDLTRRFIDD; via the coding sequence ATGACGATCGCGCGCGTCGGGCTCGTGCAGATGGAGTGCAGCGAAACGGTTGAAATCAACCGCGACCGCGCCGAGACGGGCATCCGCGAGTGCGTTGCGCGCGGTGCGAACGTCGTGTGCCTTCAGGAACTGTTCACCACGCCCTATTTCTGTCGCGAGCTTCGCGAGCGGTACTTCGACTGGGCCGAACCGCTGGACGGACCGACGACGGCGCGATTTATCGATCTCGCGCGCGAACTTGGTGTGGTGCTGGTGCTCCCATTTTTTGAGAAGCGCGCCGCGGGGCTCTATCACAACAGCGCGGTCGTGATCGACGCCGACGGCGCGGTGCGCGGCGCGTATCGCAAGATGCACATTCCGCACGATCCAGGATTCGAGGAGAAATACTATTTCTCGCCGGGCGATCTGGGCTTTCGCGTGTTCGACACAGCGGCGGGTCGAGTTGCCGTGCTGATCTGTTGGGACCAGTGGTTCCCCGAGGGTGCGCGCCTCGCCGCGCTCGCGGGCGCGCATCTCGTGTTCTACCCGACGGCGATCGGATGGAAGCCCGCGAAGCCCGACGAATACGCGGCGTACCTGGATGCATGGATGACCGGCATGCGCGCGCACGCGATCCACAACGGCCTCTTCGTCGTCGCCGTCAATCGCGTCGGCATCGAGCACGAGGTGCGTTTCTGGGGCCATTCGTTCGTGGCTGATCCGCTCGGCCGCGTGATCGGCGTTGCGGGCGAGGGCGCCGAAAACTCCGTGGTCGATTGCGACCTCGACCTCATCGAAACCACGCGGCGCGGATGGCCATTTTTGCGCGACCGGCGCATCGACGCCTACACCGATCTGACGAGACGATTCATCGATGACTGA
- a CDS encoding agmatine deiminase family protein — protein MTDKTNLRTPSEIGFRMPGEWETHEATWLTWPHDPGTWPGKVEIARQVMARWVREITRVRPGAKRRQEIVNVIARDDAMRGEIETTLADWDIDAAAVKIHAIPNNDVWIRDYGPIFITRDGDPGDGLGCLAVVDWDFDAWGGKGEKYYGESLGLDNQVSAKIADLVGVPRFVPGEVLEGGGIEVDGEGSLMAATQCLLAMRERTGGSLDERRTHLERALSEFLGVRHFVWVDNVDFEGDDTDGHIDNLARFVAPGRILTVTCDDPKDPLHDPLRRHLDALRAKTDITGRPFDIVTVPLPAAFRYRCLRDGARERWRYPTSYANFYIANNVVLVPTYADENDRRALDAIAACFPDRAVVGIDCCDYILGQGAIHCSTQQQPESF, from the coding sequence ATGACTGACAAGACGAATCTTCGCACACCAAGCGAAATCGGATTCCGCATGCCCGGGGAATGGGAGACGCACGAGGCCACCTGGCTGACGTGGCCGCACGACCCGGGCACGTGGCCGGGCAAGGTCGAGATCGCGCGGCAGGTGATGGCGCGGTGGGTCCGTGAGATCACGCGCGTTCGCCCCGGCGCGAAACGCCGCCAAGAGATCGTGAACGTGATCGCCCGCGACGACGCCATGCGCGGCGAGATCGAGACGACACTCGCCGATTGGGACATCGACGCGGCGGCGGTGAAGATTCACGCGATCCCCAACAACGATGTGTGGATTCGCGACTACGGCCCGATCTTCATCACGCGCGACGGCGACCCCGGCGACGGCCTCGGGTGTCTCGCGGTCGTCGATTGGGATTTCGATGCGTGGGGCGGCAAGGGCGAGAAGTACTACGGCGAATCGCTCGGCCTCGACAATCAGGTTTCCGCGAAGATCGCCGATCTCGTCGGCGTACCGCGCTTCGTGCCGGGCGAGGTGCTCGAAGGCGGCGGCATCGAGGTGGACGGCGAGGGCTCGCTCATGGCGGCGACGCAGTGTCTGCTCGCCATGCGCGAGCGCACTGGCGGTTCGCTCGACGAACGACGAACGCACTTGGAGCGCGCGCTGAGCGAGTTTCTCGGGGTGCGTCATTTCGTGTGGGTGGACAACGTGGACTTCGAGGGCGACGACACCGACGGGCACATCGACAACCTCGCTCGCTTCGTCGCGCCGGGCCGGATTCTCACGGTGACGTGCGACGATCCGAAGGACCCGCTGCACGATCCGCTCCGGCGGCATCTCGACGCGCTGCGCGCGAAGACGGACATCACGGGACGCCCCTTCGACATCGTCACCGTGCCGCTGCCCGCCGCGTTTCGCTACCGGTGCCTGCGCGACGGGGCGCGCGAGCGTTGGCGCTACCCCACGAGCTACGCGAATTTCTACATTGCCAACAACGTCGTACTCGTCCCGACCTATGCCGACGAAAACGACCGCCGGGCGCTCGACGCGATTGCCGCGTGTTTTCCCGACCGCGCCGTCGTCGGCATCGACTGCTGCGATTACATCCTGGGGCAGGGCGCCATCCACTGCTCCACGCAGCAGCAGCCCGAAAGCTTCTGA